The window CATCACCTAGATGTTGTAAAGCTTTAACAGCCACTAGACGGTCATTTACATCAGGCGATCGTAACAATTCTAGCCACTGGTTTAATTCAGAATCAGTATCAATATTCATTATTTTTTATTTATATTCTTCGTTTGTTAATAACCACATAAACAAAAAGCCAATTAGTAAAATCAACAAAGATATAATTTCATGAATCATTTATCATTGCTAAAATTAGCGTAACAAGAATGGAATCTGGACAGTAATCGCATTGGTAGGGCATTCTTTTTCACAAGGTAGACAAAACCAACATTCATCATATTTCATATAAGCTTTGCCTGTCTCTGGATTTTTTGCTAGTACATCAAGGGGACAAACTTCAATACAGGCTGTGCATTTTTCTAAACATTTTGATTCATCAACGATGACAGGAGCATCTACTCTTTGATTGATTAAAGCCATGAATCTACTCCATGAAGTTGCAATTAAACTATTAAACAGTACAATAAATGTGGTAAATCTGCGTGGATAATCTCACCCTCGTATTGAAATCCTAACTTCTCCATCACCCTTTGTGAGGCTTTGTTAGTTATAAGAGTAAAGCAAACAATCTCCCGTATATTCAGCAGTTCAAAGCCAATTTTCAAGATTTTTTCGCCCATTTCGGTAGCTAATCCTTTTCCCCAAAATTTAGCTATTAAAGCATAAGCTAATTCTACTTCATCCTTGCCTGTTACATGAGTATTGCGTAGACCAGCGCGACCAACGAACTGATTATTAACTTTATCCCGGAACACCCATAGTCCGAATCCATAAAGCTGCCAATGATTCAAGTTATTTAGTATAAAAAGCCGTGTTTCTTCATCAGAACGAACACCGCCTAAAGTTGCCATAACTTGTTTATTTTGGTGCATACGATGAAGTTCATTCAAATGTTGCAATTGTAGAGGTACAGCTACCAGACGATGAGTAGTAAATGTTTCTATTAACTGCATATACTTTTACTACAGTAATTTTTTATGAAAAGCCAAAGACTGTTTTATATTGGTATAGCCAATTTTTTCGTAAAATAAATGTGCCTCTTTGCGTCTAAGACTAGAACGTAACATAACACCTTCACATCCAGATAGAGATGCCCACTGTTCAATTTGCTGCATTAAAAGACGTCCAATTCCATTATGACGATAATCTTTATCTACTACTAATCCCAAAAGAATCGCTTGAGTTGAAATAACTAATAAATCACTAATATGAGCGTGCGCCCAACCAATTACACATTCATTTGCCAAAGTTGCAACATATACAATATGAGCATTGTTGTTATGAATTTTAGCAAGTCGCTGCTCTATTTGTTGATTTGTAACATAATATTCAAATTGCTCGCAAAGATTAGCAATTCGTTCTGCATCTTTAATATCAGCTTGTCTAACTTTAATTTGCTCATCTACAGTGACTTTATTTGTCATAACTTCAATTTATAAGGATTTATTTATCCTACGTTGCACAGATAAAACGATAGCCTAAATCAATTTCTGTTAAATTGTGAATATCACCATATATTTTAGTCCATTCTCCACTACTTAAATCTGCTTTTAATAACTGTACTCCTTGCTCTACTAAATCTTGATTTGCTAAAGCAAAAGACGATATTCCAGCACGTACTTCTGGTTGAAGATATAACTCTGGTTTTCTCCAGGCTGCTGCTGCGAATAAATCAGATAAGTCATGTGGTAACAAAAAGGGTATGACTTCAACACACCTTTTAGTATTATTCTGAATAAAATTAATCTGTTCGCTAAGTGGTAAAAATCGTAAAGCATCTTCCCACAAAAATGGGAAATAATCATAAAGCCATATTTTCTGAGCAAATCTAATATCAAAAGTTAGTAAAACTATTGTCCCATCTCTAATAACTCTGTACATTTCTTGAAATGCTTTTTCGAGATGAGTAAAGTGATGAATTGCCAGGATACTGACAACAGCATCAACAGACTTATCTGGTAGAGGTAAATTTTCTGCATAGCCAGTAAACCATTTAACTTGTAGATGCTCTACTGCTTGTTTTTGCATCACTACAGAAGGTTCAACGGCATGAACAAAAAATCCTTGGTTAGCTAGGGCTAGGCTGTAACCACCAGTACCAGCACCAATATCAGCGATAACGCTACCTTTGGGTAAATTTAGTAAATCAATTAATTTATCGATAATACGGACATCAGGAATGCGAGTTTGTGAATATTGTTGACCAATTGAATTATAGATAGGCATTTTTAAAGTATGAAATTTAAATAATTAACTTTGTAAATCATTTCATGATGACAAGGTAGGAAACCAATTTAACCAACCCTCCAATTTTGGACGATACTTGCAAATTCTGTGTAACCAGCTGCTCTTGGATGAGCACCATCATAAGCTTTTGCTTCCTCTACCCAAATCCTTGACTTTCTCAAAGGAGTAAAAATATTGAGATAAGGTATATTCAGTTCGTTACATATCAAAGAAAATTCTTTAGATAAATTCGCTATTCGCTGATTTTTTTGATCCTGTTCACTATCTGTACATGGTAGAGGACTAACCATTAAAACAGGATATAACTGCTTGGCTTCACTTAATATAATACGAGCATTTTGAATTGATTCTGATAATTCAACACGAGTTTTACCATTTTCAATAGTTGTATCATTTACACCAAACGAAAATACAACTCTACTATCATATTGTTTATGTAAACGGTAAGAAGCTTCTCGCAACCAACGCTGTCTTAACTCTGTACTCGTTTCTCGTCTGACTCCTAAATTATAGTAAGTAATATCATAGCCATTTTTATTAGCATTAGCACATATTTTTCCTGTCCATCCCAAGCATTCTGGGTCACCAGTGCCGTTAACAAATGATTCACCAAGAAAGCAAACTCTAATTTGTGATAATTCTGTCATTATAAACAATCCTCAGTATTTAACTTGAGTTATGAAAACAGACTTAAGTTGAATACTTACCATTGATATCTATATAAGCTTCTGAAAGGTCACATCCCCACACAGTTACAGAAGCTTCGCCAACATTGAGGCTAACATAAATGTTTACTTTCTCTTTGTGCATAATTTTTTGTAATTGCTCAAGCTTTTCATTAGAATCGGCATCAGGATAAACTTGAATATCATCAAATCTAATTACAACTTTTTCTTGATTTATCTCTTTATCGTGTTCGCATTTACCTATAGCCATAGCCACTCTTCCCCAATTGGGATCTGCTCCATAAATAGCAGTTTTAACTAGTGGTGAATTAACAATTGCTTTTGCAACTCTTTTAGCTTGTGCATAATTAATAGCTGAATCTACAGTCACTTCAATAACTTTGGTAGCCCCTTCTCCATCTTGTGCGATCGCTAACACTAACTCATGTGCAATCTCTTGCAATGCATAAATAAATTCTTGTTTTTCGACTTCACCAGCTAAACCATTGGCAAGAATAACAGCAGAATCACTCGTAGAAGTATCAGTATCTATACTCAGGCAGTTAAATGTTTTATCTATAATGGGTCGAAAAATTGTAGGAAGTGTATCTTTGGAAATTGCTGCGTCAGTAAAAAAGAAAGCTAACAGCGTAGCCATATTCGGCTCAATCATACCAACACCTTTAGCAATTCCTACCAACTTTGCATTTCCAATTTGTCGTGCAGCAAGCTTAGGTAAGGTATCAGTCGTCATAATGCCACGAGCAGCTGCATCAAAATCAGCAGCAGTTAATTTATTCCTAATTCCTAATAACCCTGCTCGGATTTTTTCTATAGGATAACTTCTACCAATTACACCTGTAGAAGCTATCAAAATATCATTCGTTGCAATTCCAGTTTCATTAGCGACGAGTTGAATAATTTCTTCTGCATCAGCGATGCCAACCTTACCATTTGCGACATTGGCATTTTTGGATATAACAATAATACCTTGCGCTTGAGCATCTTTTAAATTACGGCGGCTAATAGTGACACTTGGCCCTGCAAACAAACTTTGAGTAAAGACTCCATCAGCAACACAAGGCACATCTGATTTAATAAACACAAAATCATCTGTATTATCTTTGATACCTAAGTTAGTAATAAAAGTGCTAAAACCTTGAGGAATGAAATAAGTTGGTAATTGCATATTTTTATTTTGATATAGAGCAATAAAAAATAATTAATTAGGAGAAAGAATACTCAAATACTCCTTGACAGCATCAAATAATCCCATGTCTAAAGCATCAGCAATCAGGGCATGACCAATCGAAACTTCAAGTATGTTAGGAATGGAGCAAAACTTTCCTAAGTTTTGCAGGTTTAAATCGTGTCCTGCATTCACTCCTAAACCAATTTCCTGAGCCTTTTTCGCTGCTTGTTGATACTGCTGAAAACTGACTCCACATCACCTTTACGAAAAGCTGTAGCGTAAGGTTCTGTGTATAACTCAATGCGATCTGCTTCAATCTCTTTAGCAAGTTCAAGTTGAATTAAGTCGGGATCGAGGAATAGGCTAACTCGAATTCCAAGTTCTTTTAGCTCTTGGATAATTTGTCTGAGCCAATAACCATTTGTAGCTAAATCCCAACCGTGATCTGAGGTAAAAGTATCTGGTGCATCGGGAACTAAGGTACACTGTGTTGGCTTTATCTCTCGTATAAGCTCTAAGAATTGAGGTGATGGATTACCTTCTATATTAAACTCAACAGTTAGCATTTTTGCCAACTCATAAACATCTTCAGGCTTGATATGTCGTTCATCTGGACGTGGGTGAACTGTAATCCCATCTGCGCCTGCTCGAATGCAAGTAGAAGCCGCCTTGATGACGCTAGGTATGCCAAAATTTCGAGAATTTCTAAGTAGAGCAACTTTATTAAGATTAACGCTAAGATTGGTCATCAGGTTTCATTCTTTAGGATGATTAATAACCATGCAAGTTAGAATGTTCTAATTTCGTAAAGCGATCGCACACGCGATCATAACACTCAAAACAATGGCGATAACATACTAAAGTCCCGTTTACAAATCAATCCAGTAGCGAGAAATTAGTTTGCCCGTATACTCTAATATATCCTCACTTGTTGATTTACCTTGATTTTTCTGAATTATGCGGGCGGAAGCAAAATTATCTCGGTTACAAGTTAAGAGAACACGACTCAATCCCATATTTCTAGCTTTTTCTAAAGTCATAGCCAGTATTTGTGTACCATATCCTTTGCTTCTTTGGAGAGGACGAATCATATATCCAATATGTCCTCCTTGATGTTCCAAAGTAGGTACTAACCAATGACGTAATTGGCTTTCGCCCAGAATTACTTTACTGTTCATCACTAACCAAAAAGTTGTTGCAGGAACAAAACCTGGTTTTAAACTAATACCTTGAGAATTATTTTCTAAGTATTGAATATAAGCTGAAAAATTTTCTTGAATTAACGTCAAATTATTCTGATCAAATAGGCGTGATTCACCAGCGTTATGATATTCCGCAACCATATCAAGAAACTCTGAATGCAAATTATAAGTTGGGTTAATTAATTCAAGCATTTTAGTAATTGAATCTTTGATGGTGTGCTGCGCGACAACACACCCTACATTGCTTTAAACAAAAAATTCTAACCCTTCCCACGGAGATGCTTTAGCAGTTTTGATTCTAGTATCTAAATCAGAAGCATGAATTTCCAATTTGTGATCGTTTGGATCAAGGAAATACAAAGAAGCACCTTCGCTTTTATTTTCTTGCCAAATTTTTGCTCCTGATTGTTGAATGCGTTGGCTAAGAATAGGAAAATTTTCAATAGAAACAGTCAGACCAATATGGGTATATTCAGGTAGAGGACTTTCTCGAACTTTCTGGTCTAAAATCAATGCTAACCAAATGTCGCTAGCCGAAAGATAAGCACCTTTAGGCCATTTTGCCAGTAAGCGAAAATATAGCACATTGGTATAGAAAGTGATAGATTCCTCTAAATCTCTGACAGATAAAGTAATGTGATTAACTCCAGTAATCATTTTTAAAATCTTTACGATTGAGAATTAATCAGTTATTGAATATATTACCTTACAGCTACATTGTAGATTTCCTTGATTGCATCTACTTCTACGATATAAGGTTCTACAGGGCGTTTAAATAACACCATTTGCCCTGATTCATCTTTCTTTAAATTGACATGACAAAACCACTCATCATCATTTTTTTCTGGATAATCTAAGCAGTAATGATAAAGTCCCCAACGAGTTTCTTGACGATATAATGATGCTCTGGCTGCCATTTCTGCACAGTCTCGAATGAAATGCACTTCTAGAGAACGCATCAATTCATGAGGGTCACGCGCACCCATTACATCTAATGTTTGGTGATATTGAACAAAATGTTTCAGACCAATCTCGATTTTATTACCTGTTTTTGGTGGCTGTAGATAATCATTAACTAAGCGTCTGAGTTTATATTCGACTTGAGTATGAGGTACACCATTGGGACGTGTTAAAGGCGCATAAATTCTAGTTTTTTCAGCTTCCAAAAACTCCGCATCTGGTTCTAGAAAATCTAAATCTTGAATATATTCAATGGCATGAGTTCCGGCTATGCGACCAAAAACAAATGCGCCAATCATATAATTATGGGGGACGCTGGCCATGTCTCCGGCTGCATACAAACCTGGGACAGTTGTTTGAGCGTTTTCGTTTACCCACACGCCAGAAGCACTATGACCACTACATAAGCCGATTTCAGAAATGTGCATCTCTACGCCGTGGGTACGGTAATCTTCATTTCTGCCTTGATGAAAGCGTTCTCTACTTGGTCGTTCATTCGCCCAAAGTATGGATTCAATTTCAGCAATTGTATCTTCATCAAGGTGAGTCATTTTGAGTTGGACTGGACCTTTACCAGAGTTTAATTCTTTCCAGATTTCCAACATCATTTGACCGCTCCAATAGTCACAGCTAATGAAGCGATTTCCTTCAGCGTTGGCTGTATGAGCGCCAAAAGGCCCGGCAACATAGGCACAAGCGGGGCCGTTGTAATCTTTAATTAAGGGATTAATTTGAAAGCATTCAATGTTGCTGAGTTCTGCTCCTGCATGATATGCCATTGAGTAGCCATCCCCGGCATTAGTAGGATTTTCATAAGTGCCGTAGAGATAGCCAGAAGCAGGTAATCCTAATCTACCGCAAGCACCTGTACAGAGAATGACTGCTTTCGCTTGAATGACAATATAATCGCCGTTTCTAACATCAAATCCCACTGCACCGATCGCACGTCCTGCTTTGACTAACACGCGGGTTGCCATGACACGATTTGTGACTTTAACTTTGTGACGTTTAACTTGCCGGGTAAGAATTGTTTTCAAGTCTTTACCTTCTGGCATGGGTAGGACATATTTACCCACACGATGTACTTGTTTCAAGTCATAATTGCCTTGGGCATCTTTTTGAAACTTCACACCCCAGCTTTCTAATTCTTGGATGACTTCATAACCTAATTTGCCTGTTTGATATACTGCTTTTTGGTTGAGAATGCCATCGTTAGCTAGGGTGATTTCACGGACGTATTGCTCAGGTGTAGAATGACCGGGAATCACAGCAGTATTTACCCCATCCATACCCATTGCGATCGCACCACTGCGGCGAATATTAGCCTTTTCTAAAATTAGCACCTCAGCATCGGGATTTGCCTGTTTTGCCTTGATACCTGCCATCGTTCCCGCCGTA is drawn from Chlorogloeopsis sp. ULAP01 and contains these coding sequences:
- a CDS encoding GNAT family N-acetyltransferase; this encodes MTNKVTVDEQIKVRQADIKDAERIANLCEQFEYYVTNQQIEQRLAKIHNNNAHIVYVATLANECVIGWAHAHISDLLVISTQAILLGLVVDKDYRHNGIGRLLMQQIEQWASLSGCEGVMLRSSLRRKEAHLFYEKIGYTNIKQSLAFHKKLL
- a CDS encoding fumarate reductase/succinate dehydrogenase flavoprotein subunit, translating into MDINTQRIKTDVLIIGGGTAGTMAGIKAKQANPDAEVLILEKANIRRSGAIAMGMDGVNTAVIPGHSTPEQYVREITLANDGILNQKAVYQTGKLGYEVIQELESWGVKFQKDAQGNYDLKQVHRVGKYVLPMPEGKDLKTILTRQVKRHKVKVTNRVMATRVLVKAGRAIGAVGFDVRNGDYIVIQAKAVILCTGACGRLGLPASGYLYGTYENPTNAGDGYSMAYHAGAELSNIECFQINPLIKDYNGPACAYVAGPFGAHTANAEGNRFISCDYWSGQMMLEIWKELNSGKGPVQLKMTHLDEDTIAEIESILWANERPSRERFHQGRNEDYRTHGVEMHISEIGLCSGHSASGVWVNENAQTTVPGLYAAGDMASVPHNYMIGAFVFGRIAGTHAIEYIQDLDFLEPDAEFLEAEKTRIYAPLTRPNGVPHTQVEYKLRRLVNDYLQPPKTGNKIEIGLKHFVQYHQTLDVMGARDPHELMRSLEVHFIRDCAEMAARASLYRQETRWGLYHYCLDYPEKNDDEWFCHVNLKKDESGQMVLFKRPVEPYIVEVDAIKEIYNVAVR
- a CDS encoding GNAT family N-acetyltransferase, with protein sequence MQLIETFTTHRLVAVPLQLQHLNELHRMHQNKQVMATLGGVRSDEETRLFILNNLNHWQLYGFGLWVFRDKVNNQFVGRAGLRNTHVTGKDEVELAYALIAKFWGKGLATEMGEKILKIGFELLNIREIVCFTLITNKASQRVMEKLGFQYEGEIIHADLPHLLYCLIV
- the argJ gene encoding bifunctional glutamate N-acetyltransferase/amino-acid acetyltransferase ArgJ, with the protein product MQLPTYFIPQGFSTFITNLGIKDNTDDFVFIKSDVPCVADGVFTQSLFAGPSVTISRRNLKDAQAQGIIVISKNANVANGKVGIADAEEIIQLVANETGIATNDILIASTGVIGRSYPIEKIRAGLLGIRNKLTAADFDAAARGIMTTDTLPKLAARQIGNAKLVGIAKGVGMIEPNMATLLAFFFTDAAISKDTLPTIFRPIIDKTFNCLSIDTDTSTSDSAVILANGLAGEVEKQEFIYALQEIAHELVLAIAQDGEGATKVIEVTVDSAINYAQAKRVAKAIVNSPLVKTAIYGADPNWGRVAMAIGKCEHDKEINQEKVVIRFDDIQVYPDADSNEKLEQLQKIMHKEKVNIYVSLNVGEASVTVWGCDLSEAYIDINGKYST
- a CDS encoding GNAT family N-acetyltransferase, whose translation is MLELINPTYNLHSEFLDMVAEYHNAGESRLFDQNNLTLIQENFSAYIQYLENNSQGISLKPGFVPATTFWLVMNSKVILGESQLRHWLVPTLEHQGGHIGYMIRPLQRSKGYGTQILAMTLEKARNMGLSRVLLTCNRDNFASARIIQKNQGKSTSEDILEYTGKLISRYWIDL
- a CDS encoding class I SAM-dependent methyltransferase, with the protein product MPIYNSIGQQYSQTRIPDVRIIDKLIDLLNLPKGSVIADIGAGTGGYSLALANQGFFVHAVEPSVVMQKQAVEHLQVKWFTGYAENLPLPDKSVDAVVSILAIHHFTHLEKAFQEMYRVIRDGTIVLLTFDIRFAQKIWLYDYFPFLWEDALRFLPLSEQINFIQNNTKRCVEVIPFLLPHDLSDLFAAAAWRKPELYLQPEVRAGISSFALANQDLVEQGVQLLKADLSSGEWTKIYGDIHNLTEIDLGYRFICAT
- a CDS encoding ferredoxin family protein: MALINQRVDAPVIVDESKCLEKCTACIEVCPLDVLAKNPETGKAYMKYDECWFCLPCEKECPTNAITVQIPFLLR
- a CDS encoding VOC family protein, which codes for MITGVNHITLSVRDLEESITFYTNVLYFRLLAKWPKGAYLSASDIWLALILDQKVRESPLPEYTHIGLTVSIENFPILSQRIQQSGAKIWQENKSEGASLYFLDPNDHKLEIHASDLDTRIKTAKASPWEGLEFFV